The Armatimonadota bacterium DNA window GTCGCCGCGCAAAAGAAGGGTGCCGTTGCCGTTTTCAGCCTTGAAATGGGTGCCAAACAGCTTGTGAGGCGTATGGTCGCCGGGCGAAGCCAAATGAGCATGAGCATCCTGAAGAAGCCGAATCTGAGCGGCGACGACTACGACCGCCTGGTGGATGCTTGCGAGCAGCTCTATAGCTTGCCGATCTTTATTGACGACAACTCGGATATCACTCCGTTTGAACTCCGGGCAAAAGTGCGAAGGCTGAAAGCGGAACATGGTCTTAGCTTAGTCGTGATCGACTACTTGCAACTCATGCGTAGCAACCGACGGACGGAGAACCGAGTTCAAGAAGTCGGGGAGATCGCTCGCGCGCTCAAGGGACTGGCGAAAGAGATGAATGTGCCGGTGATTGCGCTCAGTCAGCTAAGCCGCCAAGTAGAAAACCGGCCGGATAAAAGGCCGATGCTCTCAGACATTCGAGAATCAGGTTCGATTGAAGCTGAAGCCGATCTTGTCATGTTCATTTACCGCGATGCCTATTACAAGGCAAAGGAAGAAGGTGCCGACCAGCCGCAGGATTTGCCGCCGAGCCACGTCGAAGCGGCAGAGATTATCATCGCCAAGCATCGAAACGGCCCAACAGGAAAGGTCGAAGTTGGATTCCAGCCAGCCTACGCCAGGTTCGTGAATTTGAAGCGATAAACCGATTTGCCACGTCTTGTAAATCAAGATGTTAAATGGATTCTTGGCCCTACTGATTGCGCAGCAAGATACTGCGCCGACCCAAGTGGTTCCACCGGCGGTCTCGCAGTTTTCCGTGTCCAATCCGATTCGGCTTGCGATGACTCCCAAACTAGACGGAATCATTGAAGCAGAAGAGTGGGATCCGCTAGCGACGGGCGTCGACGGCACGACCTATATGCAGTGGGAACCAGGAGTTCTCTACTTCGCGGGCACGAGCCAATCGGCTTCTGGAGTTAAGATTTCGCTCGACTTGAACGGGGACGGGTGGCTCGCTGGAGATGACAATTACGAAGTCCGTTTGACTCCACAATTTTCGATGCGTCGATTAATCAACGACGCGACAACTGGTGCAAGCTGGGCAGAAGTTCCGCTCGTGGCGGATACCGTCCAACTCGCGACTGCTAACGAAGGCACCGGATTCCGTTATGAACTCCAGATTCCAGACACCGTACTGCCAAAGTTCAAATTGGGTCAGAACATTGGCGTCAGGGTTGATGCGATCGGTGATGTAAGCGCAGAACCTGCTCCATACGCACCGCGCCAAACTTCCACGGTCCGGCTCGCCATGGAGCGCGCTAGCGGGATTCCGGCTGGTCTAGAATGGGCTCCGGAGTACATCACGCGCACGGTATCGCCAGGGCAAGCGATCAAGATTCGGCTCAATTTCGTCAACAAGGGCGAAGGCAAGGTGGGGCGTATCGACTTGCGTACATCCGGTTTTGCGAGCGTCTTCACCGGGATTCAGAACCTGCCATTCCCTGAATTCGATCGAAAGGGCAGAGCGTTTGTGGATTACGACGCTCGGGTTGCAAACGGCGCACCATTTGGTTACACCGTGCTGAACGCAAGGCTCACCAATGTCGATGGAACAGAAACTTCTATTCAGTCAAGCTATCGAATCACCGATATATTAAATATTGAACCTAACTTGAAGCTTGATGGCGGAAAACCAGGCGAGCCTAGGGTGGTCAAGGGCGAGATTTTGCTCCGCTCGGCATCGGAAAACGGAATCAAGGGGAAGACGATTGTTGATGCGCCGGAAGGATGGGCTGTTCGAAAGGGCGGCGTCCAGAATTTCAGTATCTACCAATCTCGAGGTCTGGCGAGGATTCGCGTGGAACTAATCGTTCCAGCTGAATTCACCGGACTCGTGCCACTCCCAATCCGAGTTCAGGTTGGCGAGCGCGAGATCGAAAAAATCGCTTTCATAGTGATCAAATGAAGCCATTCGATATCAGTGGGTTAATTATCCCGACACTAACACCGTTCACGGACGACATGTCCACGGTGAGCGAAGTGCGGTTGGCGCGGCACGTGCGCCGGCTCACTGAATCAAACCCTGGTGGTTTGCTGACTGCGGGCGCGGTTGGAGAATTTCAATCGCTTGCGAACTCGGAGCGAAAGTCTCTGCTTGAGATAGTCATTCGCGAGTCGTCTAACGCGATTCCAGTGATCCAGAACGTTACTGCGGTCAACACGATGGGAGCGCTGGATATGGCTCAACACGCCAAGCGGCACGGTGCTAGAGCGGTGATTGTGGCGCCGCCAATGTATGGCGACTACACTCAATCAGAGCTCAAACAGCACTTCAAGACGATCGCGAACTATTGTGATTTGGGAGTGATGATCGCGGATGACCGCAACATGATTGGTCCGGAAACGCGGTCGGAACTCGAGGACCACGGTGCCATCAAGTTTGTTTCACCAATTGGTGAGATCTGCGCAGAAATTGCGACATCCGAAACTGCAAGGCCGGACGAGTTTACGTTCGGTGGAAACGCATTTTGTTCGCCGGTGGCTATTTTTGAAGCTTCAGAAGTGCGCGAAGCTTGCTCGGGCGGAAAGCGAATCGCCAAAGCATCTGCGTACGCGGCGGCGATCAAGCAATACGGCGCGAGCCGAATAGCGAAATTGATGATGCTGGAACTGGATATCGAAATCGGTCCACAACGAGTTCCGCTGCAACCACCACCGCGCGAAGCCATTTTGCACCTGGTTGCCGCGCTGCAAAGCTCAGAAAAAGTGGTCCAGGATTGAATCCCCGGAGGCAATTGGGGGCCTGGACCAATGAATGTTCTAAGTTCTCCTTTCGTCGCCACGATTCTTTGCCGTGACGCTCACGGTCTTAGTAAGCAATTCCCGTGCCAAAACCGCATCTAGCGTTTAATTCGGCTGATTTGAACCTTGTTTTTGGCTGAGATTTCTGCTCGAAAGAGCTGGTCGTAATGCACGAATTCCGCAGTCTGTGGAATTGATCCTTCGTTCCAAATCTGTTCAACGAGCAGGTTGAAAATTGCCTCCACGTTGGTACGCTCGGATTCTGGAACTGGGAGAGTTTCTAATTCTGGAAGCTGAATTCCAACCAGTCCCGATGTCAAGAAGACCAATCCTTCGGGCGCTGTCTGCTTGATGATCCTCAGATTTTCGGCCATACCGATCGTAGCGTTCGGCAATGCTTGGACCGTCAGCAGCATCGATCTGTTGTGATCGTAGATCGCCTTGCCGTCCAAAAGTTCAGCGTAGGTCCGCGCGAGGCCAAGCATAAACTTCAGATAATTGCGATTGACCAGGGGCGCCTCTGAAACAAACGAAATCCGGACAAGAGAATGGCACTCGGAAAGCTGGCTAAGCGCGGCACCATCGACTTCGACGTTGGCATGGAACAGGTCGGGCCGAAACAGGGAGACATTTTTTGAGCGTTTGACCAGCGCAATGTGCAACCGAACGTCCGAGAAGTACAGACCTTCTGCACTCGTCATCCCTTTGAGAGCCATAAGATAGCTCATCACCCGCTCTGAAGGCGGCAGCTTTTCTCCTTCAAAGTAAATCCAAAATTCACTTCTGGCGATGTTGGATTTCTTTTTCTGAGATGATTTCCAGAGTACGAAAGCGGTCAGTCCGGCCAGAAATCCAAAGAAGAAAATGGCCGCGTTTATGGGCCGACCCCGCTCATCCATTTCTCGACAAGCTGGATTTCCACGTCCGTGAGAGTCGCAATGCAGACTGAACAGATGCCAGCTTCGTTGACTTTCGGACCCTTGCAAATAAGGCAGGCATCGGTCCTGACGGCCACACGCACCCAATCACGCCGCGTCAGAGCGTAAGCGATCTGATCGCGAGGCATAGCTTCGGAGTTCCAGCGGTCCATTGGGTCGTCCAATTTTACCGGGTGGTAACCTGCAATAAAACTCATGAAGATCGCTACTTTCAATGTGAATTCGGTCCGGGTCCGGCTGGAGATACTTTTGGACTGGCTTGCGGAGAACGAACCAGACGCTTTGGCCCTTCAAGAAATCAAGTGCGAAAATGACAAATTTCCGACCGAGGCGTTCCTTGAAGTGGGTTATCACGCCGCCGTTTTGGGTCAGAAATCATACAATGGCGTT harbors:
- a CDS encoding dihydrodipicolinate synthase family protein, encoding MKPFDISGLIIPTLTPFTDDMSTVSEVRLARHVRRLTESNPGGLLTAGAVGEFQSLANSERKSLLEIVIRESSNAIPVIQNVTAVNTMGALDMAQHAKRHGARAVIVAPPMYGDYTQSELKQHFKTIANYCDLGVMIADDRNMIGPETRSELEDHGAIKFVSPIGEICAEIATSETARPDEFTFGGNAFCSPVAIFEASEVREACSGGKRIAKASAYAAAIKQYGASRIAKLMMLELDIEIGPQRVPLQPPPREAILHLVAALQSSEKVVQD
- the dnaB gene encoding replicative DNA helicase, with protein sequence MNAVVESFVSPHSLEAEMCVLGSMMLSPAVIEPVMEAITENDFYRPGHKTIFQSITNLAMNGRAVDLVTVRQDLLERGQLQFAGGVEYLIQIAESVPTPANAVDYAEIVLDKSMLRNLESAGYEIVKQVHDGEDTTDEKLESAERTVFEVGKRRLRKSFVELRTAAHDFMEDVDKLYESGVPILGAPSGFYDLDAITGGLYETDLLILAARPAMGKTAFAMSIATHVAAQKKGAVAVFSLEMGAKQLVRRMVAGRSQMSMSILKKPNLSGDDYDRLVDACEQLYSLPIFIDDNSDITPFELRAKVRRLKAEHGLSLVVIDYLQLMRSNRRTENRVQEVGEIARALKGLAKEMNVPVIALSQLSRQVENRPDKRPMLSDIRESGSIEAEADLVMFIYRDAYYKAKEEGADQPQDLPPSHVEAAEIIIAKHRNGPTGKVEVGFQPAYARFVNLKR